The genomic interval AGAAAGAGCAGGGCCAGGGTCCAGAGGAACAGGCCGATCTCCTTGTCGTAAACGTCGAGCCAATGGGCGATGCGCTTGAGCATGTTCAAACCAACCTATGGTTCGGGCGTAAAAACCAGGCGAAATCCCGTCGTGTGAAGTCGGCTGGCAGGATGGGCGTGGGCGCGGTTGGCCGATCGGCAGGCGTGTCCCGGACCGAACCAGCTGCCGCCGCGCCGCACGCGATCCTTGCCGCTGACAGGCCCCTGGGGGTTGAACTGCCGGGTTTGAGGGTAGGGGCCGAACCAATCCTGGACCCATTCCCAGACATTTCCGTGCATGTCGTAGAGCCCCCAGGCGTTGGGGCCGAAGCTTTTGACCGGCGCCGGGCTCTCCTGGCTGGTTCGCAACCCCGGGCGCTGTTCTATGCAACCGCTCTCCCCATAATAGCTGCCGGCATACATGGCCCGCGAGCAGTCGATGCGATCCCCCCAGGCATATGCGCTCCGGGTCCCGGCGCGGGCGGCGTACTCCCATTCCGCCTCTGTGGGCAATCGATAGGTGCCTTTGCCCATCGCATTGAGCTTTTGGATGAATTTACAGGCATCGAACCACGAGATTTTCGTCGCCGGCAGGGTTTTGTCGCCCAGCCAGCGCAAAAAGAAACCGCTGCCCATGATGGCCTGCCATTGGCCCAGGGTGACTTCGCTGGTCTGCAGATAGAACGGCTTGTCGATGACGACCGGGTGCTCCCGCTCGTTGTCGCTCCGATGGGGTTCATCGGCAGGGCTGCCCATGGTGAAAGCGCCTGCGGGTATCTGCACGAATTCCATACCCAGTGAATTGACGAACATTTTCATTGCGCTTCCGGCGGCGGCGAGGCAAGGCCAAAGGCAGATCAGGAGGATGAGTGCCGGCACCCATCGGCTTGGGACCTTCAAAGAGGGGCAGATCATGGTGTATCTCCAATAGTTTTATCGCCTTACAGATAGTTCAACGATCATAAAGGTTTTTCCCTCGATTGCCAAGGGGCAGACACTGTTTGATCTCGCACCACTTATGATATAGACAAGTCAGATCAAAGGAGATTCCGTCGCCATGCCCCACCCCGAGGCCGATATTCTTCTGGTGCAGCCGCCGGTTCACCATCCGGCATGTTATTCGACCCTCCTTCTGAGGGTCGCGGCCGTGTTGCAGCGCGACGGTCATACCATCCGTCGTTTCCATGCCGGTGCGGGATATTTCAACTATGTAGTGGGGAATGCCCGTGTGCAGGCCGATTTGCAGGCACGGGTCGCCGAGCGTCTGCAGGGCGGCGATGACCAGGGGGCGGAAGATGGGGTCCGGCGAAAGGTTCTATCCCGTGCCACGGAAATCTGTGTCGCCGGCTTAACCTTTCGGGAGGATCCGGCTCTCTTGCAGGGATCGCCGGACGACCCTGACTGGGCCGATCTCTCTGAAAGCGTTCGTCGGTTGGATGGCCTCGACAAGGTTTTGGATCTGGTATCGGTCGCCTGCCATCCCGCCCGAATCGATCGCCGAGGTTGTGTTTGGCCGGGGCTCGATGACGAACAGGCTTTGGCCGCCTATCTGGTTGATTCGCAGCACAACCCATTTTTCGACTATGCAGGCGAGGCAGAGGTGCCGGACATCGCTTCGGGCCGGTGCGCCGCAGTGGCAGTGATGGTCTCTGCACCCGGCCAGATGGTCGGGGCGTTGACCCTGGCGCGCCGGTGGCAACGGCGGTGGCCGACGGTCGCAATTGCCGTTTGTGCCGCCTGGAAAGATTGGGGCACGGCGGCCGAACGGCTTTGGGCCCAACTGCGCGAACCGGCGGCAGACCGGGTCGCCGCATTGGTGCATCGGGCCATGGACCAAGCGGCTGCGGAGATGGCGACGCCAATACAGGGGGCGGGACCTTGCAGCGAAGCGGGGAGTGTTCGCCGGTTGGCGTCGGCAGGGGTGCCATCTCTTTCGCCATCTCCGGCGCAAAGCGGGGGGCGGGTGATCGTCTGGGAAAAGCCCAGCGGGCCGATGGCGGATATCAGCCGCCTGCTGTTCCAGTCGGCCAAACAGGGGCATTGGAATCACCTGGTGTTCACTTCGGGGGATGATCCTGAGCTGACGGCGCAGATCGAACAGTTTGCCAATGAAAACCCTTACATCATCCACTCCTGGTGCCGGTATGAAAGTCCCCTTTCGCGATACAGCGACGAGGTGTGGCATTTTCCGGAAGAGAGCCCACCCTATGGCGCCACGCGGCCCATGGCCGGACGACCGGTGTGGATGCGGCTGCAAGACCCGGTCTATCTTCAGACCTGTGTCCGGACGCACGGAGCCAAAGGCTTGGCCCGCCAACGTTTGGGCGATGACGGTCGTCTCCTGCCGGAAGTGGGCAGCCGCCTGGTCTATCGCTACCTGCCGCCAGATCAGTTGCCGTCCGGATATTTCGACGAAATTTGCCGCATGGTCGAGGCCGGCGGCACGGTGGGCAGCCAGTGGCTGCGCCATAACCTGCAACGTGCGTACCTGATCGGCTATGCGGAAGAAGATGATTTGATCGCGGGCAATTCCAGTCTGAAACGGCCGCGGGAAGAGTATGTGGACGCAGTGAGCGCGCAATGCGGCATCGACCTGCACAACTACCTGGAGCGCGGCTACACCTCCGTGCGACCCGAGTACCGCAGCCTGGGAATCGGTGCCAAGCTTCTGGAGGGTTTGACGGAGAGAGCCGGAAGCTACAAGATTTACTCGGTCATCGCCGAAGACAACGTGGCCACCCAGAAGATGGCCATTCGCAACAGGACCCGAAAGGTCGCCGCATTTTTCAGCGAACGGACCCGGAAGCAGATCGGCATCTGGGTGCCCGAGTGGATGCTTCCCGAGGACTTTGAACTGCCCCCGCAGCCCGATTTGAGTTGATCTTTTTACTGCACCTTCTGCCAGCGGCTTTTTAAGAATTCATCTTTTTTTGATTTCAAAAAGGAGAAGGTCGAAAGAGAAGCTATGGCACCGATCGGTATTATTATTCAACCGGCAGTGGAGAAAAGCGAGCGCTGATGGATTCGAAGCGGAAGCAGATCGGGGTCATCACCGTGCGCGGCCCGGACTACCATCCAACCCGGCGGCTTGCGGAAGCCGCTCGAGAACGGGGATGCGATCTTGAGCCGATCAATCCCTATCGCGTATGGCCCGCTTATCGCGAGGGGAGCGCCGTGCTGCTCGGCGATCGGCGGGCCGTCTACCTGGATGCGGTCCTGCCGCGCCAGGGGGCCGAAATCAAGGATGCCGCCCTGCCGCTCATCGCGCATATGGCCCAGATGGGTGTCGCGGTGATCAACCGGTTGCCGGCCATCGAAAGGGCCAAGCACAAGTTCTTCACGTTGCAGGCTCTTGCAGGGGCCGCCCTACCGGTGGCCCGCACCGTCTTTGTCTCCGCGGCCGAGGGCATCGAGGCGGCCCTGGATGAATTCGGGGCGCCCGGGGCGGTGCTCAAACCCGTCAGCGGACGACAGGGCAGCGGCATTTGCAGAATCTATCCAGGGGAAGTACTGCCCCGCCACATTCGGATCGAACTCGACAACGGCCGCGGCGTCCTGGTACAGCAGTATATCGAACCCGAAGGGCGGCAGGATCTGCGGGCGCTGGTCATCGGCGGGAAGGTGGCAGGGGCCATGGCGCTGGCGCCCGCTCAAGGGGATTTTCGCGCCAATGTGCATCTGGGCGGGCAGGGCCGCGTGCTGGAACTTTCCGCTTCATTGGCGGAAACCGCCATTCGTGCCGCGGCCGCCGTTGGATTGGAGATCGCCGGGGTCGACCTGATGGTCGCGGCCGATGGTCGTGTGCTGGTCAACGAGGTGAATTACGCGCCCGGCTTCAAGGGCCTGGAGGCGGCCACGGGCAAGGATATCGCCGGCGCCATGATCGACTATGTGCTGCGCGTGTTGGGTTCCAACATTTGACGTCACCGTAACAAGTCCAATATCTGCGTTGTGCTCATCCCGTGGTCCTTGCGGCGTACGACAAGTACGCCTCAGGACACAGAATTTCGCACGCCTTGATCTTGAACTTCTTACGGCGCCGTCCGAAAACGACTTTTTTCAAGTTCATCAAGATTTGATGAAATCGTAAAAAGTCCGGAATCAGGTTTTCCCGTCATCCCGGCGGAAGCCGGGATCCAGTATTTTTCAATATTTTCTGGATGCCGGCGTTCGCCGGCATGACACCTCTGCTACTTTTTACGGCGCCGTCAAGATTGTAAACGTTTACAATTTACTATCAACCTTCGGCCAGCTCGACGGATGGGAGATTGAATCAATGCGCATTACCGACCTGGAGAAGACGATCGATGGCGATCAGGTGCGGGTGCGGGCCACGGTCCGCTGGGAGGATTGTGATCAGCCGGACAGGGAGATCTACATCGCCACCGAGAGTACATTCGAGGCAGATATCGAACCGGTTCCTGACGCCTTTCTGGTGGGCGCCATCATCCCGGCCCTGCACTTCGGCGAACGGCGCATTGCCATGGTCCCGTCCATCTGCCCGGTGCTCAAGGAGGGCCTCTCCAAAGTCATGGGGTTGATGGCGCACTGGTCCAACGGCCAGATGCGGCCGCTGCGATTGGAGGCCCGAAGCCTGCCGGCGCCACGGTATGAAGACATATCCCGTCGGACCGGATTGTTTCTATCCGGTGGGATCGATTCCCTGGCCACACTGCGCCGCAATCATCTGCAATTTCCGTCCGGTCACCCGTATCGAGTGCAGGATGGCCTGATGGTCCACGGATTCGATATCGGCGGTGTGGTCGAGAGGGGCGCCAAATTGCATGTCTTCGAACGGGCCAGGGCGCACATGGCGCCCGTTGCGGCCGAAGCAAGAGTGACGCTCATTCCGGTGTATACCAATATCCGCCACCTGTGTGATGAGCGGGAGTTGTGGCTCAACCGCTTTTTCGGCGCGGTCCTCGGGGCCGTGGCTCACGCGTTTGGGCGGCGCGTGGGAACGATGAACGTGGCGGCCTCCTACGACATTCCCAATCTGGTCCCCTGCGGTTCGCATCCCCTGTTGGACCCGGCTTACGGCAGCGCCGATGTGCAGATTCGCCATTGCGATCTCGAGCTGTCACGCATCGACAAACTGCGCCTGATCGCCCAATGGCCGGTCGCTTTGGACAATTTCAGGGTGTGCCTGGCCAATGTCCCCGATCGTCTCAATTGCGGCCGTTGCGAAAAGTGCGTGCGCACCATGACCGGGTTGATCGCCATCGGCGCGCTCGAACGGAGCCGCGCCTTCGTGGAAAACGATGTGGATCCTGCCCTTTTCGAAAATTTCAAAATCACCATCCGCCACCGCGAACCCTTCTACGAAGAGATGCTGCAACCACTTCGGGATCAGGGCCGCGACGATCTGGCCGAGTTGATCCAAGCCAAGCTGGCCGAGCCGCCCAATGGATAGCCGCGCAGCAATTTTAACTGAACGTGATTCACCTTGAAGGGCATGCATTACAGAATCTGTTTGATAAAATAATCGCATGGCAACGGCGATGGCAGGCCTGGGTGGGGCAGGTGGCCAGGGCCAGGTGCGCCTGCGGTCTCATAGCCAGTTAAATGCAAGCGGGGGACAAGCGGCCCAGGCTGTTTGAGCGCAGCGAGTTTCTGGGCCGCCCGCCGTGCATCTTACTGGCTCTTGACCGATTGGCGTGTGGGATCGGCCACCTGTCTTACTCACGCCGGGTTCAATGAATAACATTCAGTTGGGATAGCTGATAGCCACGCTCACCGGTTGACAGCACCCCACGGTGACTTTATAGTCCAGACCTCATTGCAAATGCCTTCGGAAAAGGAATGACGTGAACGTGACCACCGCCTCCCCGCCCCCCTTGCGCATCGCCTGGTTCATCTGGAGTCTGGGTGCCTTTTTCTACCTGCTGGGCTTTTTCCATCGGGTGGCGCCGGCCGTCATGACCGAAGAGCTCATGCGGGAGTTCGATATCAGCGCCGGCGCCCTGGGCCAACTGTCGGCCTTCTATTTTTACAGCTATGTGGCCATGCAGATCCCCACCGGGATCATCGCCGATACCTGGGGGCCGAGGCGTCTGCTCAGTACCGGCGCCTGGGTGGCAACGGTCGGCACCATACTGTTCGCCCTCTCACCGGCCATGTTCTGGGTCGGGATGGGGCGCCTGCTCATCGGCGGCTCCGTGGCCGTGGCCTTCGTTGGGCTGTTGAAGCTGGCCAACAGCTGGTTCCCACCGCGGTACTACGCCATGGTATCGGGCATGGCGCTTTTCTTCGGCATCATCGGCGCCGTGTTCGCCGGCAACCCCTTGCGCCTGCTCATGGACCATTACAGTTGGCGGACGGTGATGCTTTTCGTGGCGGTCTTGAGCGTTGCCATCGGCATCGCCATCCGGCTTTTCGTGCGCGATTACCCGCACGAAAAGGGATATGCCGACCTGGCCACCTGCGGGATCGGCTGCAGCGAAACGAGGCGCACGCCCATTGTGGCCGGCATTCTCGAAGTGTGCCGCAATCGCAACACCCTGCTACTATTGGTGATTCCCGGATCCCTGGCCGGCAG from Desulfatitalea tepidiphila carries:
- a CDS encoding formylglycine-generating enzyme family protein, producing MKMFVNSLGMEFVQIPAGAFTMGSPADEPHRSDNEREHPVVIDKPFYLQTSEVTLGQWQAIMGSGFFLRWLGDKTLPATKISWFDACKFIQKLNAMGKGTYRLPTEAEWEYAARAGTRSAYAWGDRIDCSRAMYAGSYYGESGCIEQRPGLRTSQESPAPVKSFGPNAWGLYDMHGNVWEWVQDWFGPYPQTRQFNPQGPVSGKDRVRRGGSWFGPGHACRSANRAHAHPASRLHTTGFRLVFTPEP
- a CDS encoding GNAT family N-acetyltransferase; translation: MPHPEADILLVQPPVHHPACYSTLLLRVAAVLQRDGHTIRRFHAGAGYFNYVVGNARVQADLQARVAERLQGGDDQGAEDGVRRKVLSRATEICVAGLTFREDPALLQGSPDDPDWADLSESVRRLDGLDKVLDLVSVACHPARIDRRGCVWPGLDDEQALAAYLVDSQHNPFFDYAGEAEVPDIASGRCAAVAVMVSAPGQMVGALTLARRWQRRWPTVAIAVCAAWKDWGTAAERLWAQLREPAADRVAALVHRAMDQAAAEMATPIQGAGPCSEAGSVRRLASAGVPSLSPSPAQSGGRVIVWEKPSGPMADISRLLFQSAKQGHWNHLVFTSGDDPELTAQIEQFANENPYIIHSWCRYESPLSRYSDEVWHFPEESPPYGATRPMAGRPVWMRLQDPVYLQTCVRTHGAKGLARQRLGDDGRLLPEVGSRLVYRYLPPDQLPSGYFDEICRMVEAGGTVGSQWLRHNLQRAYLIGYAEEDDLIAGNSSLKRPREEYVDAVSAQCGIDLHNYLERGYTSVRPEYRSLGIGAKLLEGLTERAGSYKIYSVIAEDNVATQKMAIRNRTRKVAAFFSERTRKQIGIWVPEWMLPEDFELPPQPDLS
- a CDS encoding ATP-grasp domain-containing protein, giving the protein MDSKRKQIGVITVRGPDYHPTRRLAEAARERGCDLEPINPYRVWPAYREGSAVLLGDRRAVYLDAVLPRQGAEIKDAALPLIAHMAQMGVAVINRLPAIERAKHKFFTLQALAGAALPVARTVFVSAAEGIEAALDEFGAPGAVLKPVSGRQGSGICRIYPGEVLPRHIRIELDNGRGVLVQQYIEPEGRQDLRALVIGGKVAGAMALAPAQGDFRANVHLGGQGRVLELSASLAETAIRAAAAVGLEIAGVDLMVAADGRVLVNEVNYAPGFKGLEAATGKDIAGAMIDYVLRVLGSNI
- a CDS encoding MFS transporter; the encoded protein is MNVTTASPPPLRIAWFIWSLGAFFYLLGFFHRVAPAVMTEELMREFDISAGALGQLSAFYFYSYVAMQIPTGIIADTWGPRRLLSTGAWVATVGTILFALSPAMFWVGMGRLLIGGSVAVAFVGLLKLANSWFPPRYYAMVSGMALFFGIIGAVFAGNPLRLLMDHYSWRTVMLFVAVLSVAIGIAIRLFVRDYPHEKGYADLATCGIGCSETRRTPIVAGILEVCRNRNTLLLLVIPGSLAGSVLTFCGLWGVPYLVTHHDLSTSRAAVVTSAVLVALALAGPIFGWLSDRWGKRKPLFIIGCALTLTAFTIAFFATALPLTALVVLLLIAGFSSGSMILTFAFAKESVPGRLSGTVSGVINMGVMIGPMVLQPAVGWMLDRQWQGQTQAGVRIYNLAAYQAGFSMMLAWIALALILLFFTRETHCRQTV